The following proteins come from a genomic window of Ammospiza nelsoni isolate bAmmNel1 chromosome 6, bAmmNel1.pri, whole genome shotgun sequence:
- the LOC132074798 gene encoding uncharacterized protein LOC132074798 isoform X1 — translation MELAAARRAVLAAVRGTRAADLPRLLHWMRNTHDFDELVVSNNDVVLRNIAEDLRNRLPIEAMFTSEHQAVQKIQQHPLPMIHVDAFLYDDDDVDSLCEEGKMSRSYCTECGSYKTASLEFISHSFSLMELKFLYHHVLPDLTGKVVVDVGSRLGAVLFAGYLYSSASQLYGVEMNADFCQLQEIMITKYEFIDRIKVVHADICAQPSLLQKADVVVMNNVFEYFLDRQEQARAWEFIACNVRKRGSLLVTVPSLEESLSKLQTDVQLSQWVEEVQLNYDVYMEKDVDREALEQIHLYKIL, via the exons ATGGAGCtggcggcggcgcggcgcgcGGTGCTGGCGGCCGTGCGGGGCACGCGCGCCGCTGACCTGCCGCGCCTGCTGCACTGGATGCGCAACACCC ATGACTTTGATGAGCTTGTGGTGAGTAACAACGATGTTGTGCTCAGAAATATCGCTGAAGATTTGCGGAATCGTTTACCCATCGAGGCAATGTTCACTTCAGAACATCAAGCTGTGCAGAAA ATACAACAGCATCCACTGCCCATGATTCATGTTGATGCATTCCtttatgatgatgatgatgttgaTTCATTGTGTGAGGAGGGGAAAATGAGTAGGAGCTACTGCACAGAGTGTGGCTCATACAAAACTGCATCTTTAG AGTTTATTTCGCATTCCTTTTCCCTCATGGAACTGAAGTTTCTTTATCACCATGTACTGCCTGACCTGACAGGAAAGGTAGTGGTTGACGTTGGCTCCAGGCTTGGTGCAGTGCTATTTGCG GGTTATCTTTATAGCTCAGCTTCCCAGCTGTATGGAGTAGAAATGAATGCAGACTTTTGCCAGTTGCAAGAAATTATGATTACAAAGTACGAGTTCATTGACAGAATAAAG GTGGTTCATGCAGACATCTGTGCTCAGCCCTCACTTCTGCAGAAGGCTGATGTTGTTGTAATGAATAATGtctttgaatattttcttgACAGACAGGAACAGGCCAG AGCTTGGGAATTTATTGCTTGTAATGTAAGGAAAAGAGGGTCCTTATTAGTGACAGTTCCAAGTCTTGAGGAATCACTTTCAAAGCTCCAG ACAGATGTACAGCTCAGTCAATGGGTTGAAGAGGTGCAGCTGAACTATGATGTGTATATGGAAAAGGATGTTGACAGAGAAGCGCTCGAACAGATTCATTTATACAAGATTCTCTAG
- the LOC132074798 gene encoding uncharacterized protein LOC132074798 isoform X2: MELAAARRAVLAAVRGTRAADLPRLLHWMRNTHDFDELVVSNNDVVLRNIAEDLRNRLPIEAMFTSEHQAVQKIQQHPLPMIHVDAFLYDDDDVDSLCEEGKMSRSYCTECGSYKTASLEFISHSFSLMELKFLYHHVLPDLTGKGYLYSSASQLYGVEMNADFCQLQEIMITKYEFIDRIKVVHADICAQPSLLQKADVVVMNNVFEYFLDRQEQARAWEFIACNVRKRGSLLVTVPSLEESLSKLQTDVQLSQWVEEVQLNYDVYMEKDVDREALEQIHLYKIL; this comes from the exons ATGGAGCtggcggcggcgcggcgcgcGGTGCTGGCGGCCGTGCGGGGCACGCGCGCCGCTGACCTGCCGCGCCTGCTGCACTGGATGCGCAACACCC ATGACTTTGATGAGCTTGTGGTGAGTAACAACGATGTTGTGCTCAGAAATATCGCTGAAGATTTGCGGAATCGTTTACCCATCGAGGCAATGTTCACTTCAGAACATCAAGCTGTGCAGAAA ATACAACAGCATCCACTGCCCATGATTCATGTTGATGCATTCCtttatgatgatgatgatgttgaTTCATTGTGTGAGGAGGGGAAAATGAGTAGGAGCTACTGCACAGAGTGTGGCTCATACAAAACTGCATCTTTAG AGTTTATTTCGCATTCCTTTTCCCTCATGGAACTGAAGTTTCTTTATCACCATGTACTGCCTGACCTGACAGGAAAG GGTTATCTTTATAGCTCAGCTTCCCAGCTGTATGGAGTAGAAATGAATGCAGACTTTTGCCAGTTGCAAGAAATTATGATTACAAAGTACGAGTTCATTGACAGAATAAAG GTGGTTCATGCAGACATCTGTGCTCAGCCCTCACTTCTGCAGAAGGCTGATGTTGTTGTAATGAATAATGtctttgaatattttcttgACAGACAGGAACAGGCCAG AGCTTGGGAATTTATTGCTTGTAATGTAAGGAAAAGAGGGTCCTTATTAGTGACAGTTCCAAGTCTTGAGGAATCACTTTCAAAGCTCCAG ACAGATGTACAGCTCAGTCAATGGGTTGAAGAGGTGCAGCTGAACTATGATGTGTATATGGAAAAGGATGTTGACAGAGAAGCGCTCGAACAGATTCATTTATACAAGATTCTCTAG